GCTGAGAATGGGCGCTGTTGGCAAGCGCAGGACACAGCGCAAGCAAACTTGTGCCCTTGCATCTGCTTGCCTGCCTGCCTGTCTGAGAGTGAGAGCCGGCAGAAGCACACTGCCGAAGCGCGGCTGTCAGGTCGAGGTGATGAAGCATGCTGCTAAGCGAGCCGGTAGCCGAGCAGAAGCAGATTCTTGTGCCTTGACAGCAGAGTGCTTGCGTTTGCAGGCTGACTGGCGATCGGAGAgcgcagagtgtgtgtgtgtgtgtgtgtgttgtgtgtgtggtgtgtgtgtgtgtgtggaggatgagagagaggagagagagagagagagagagaaaagaaaaagacagcACCTCCTGGTGGGGCAGTTGGGCAGAGGAGCAAAAGCCTACGGCACCTGGTATTCCCAGGCGGTCTCCCATCCAAGTACTAACCAGGCCTGAGCCTGCTTAGCTTCCGAGATCAGACGAGATCGGGCGTTTTCAGGCTAGTATGGCCGTAGGCACCAGTGCACCGCTCCTCTCCGCACTTGAGCGGCATGCAGCCACTCTCAGCTTGCTCCCACGCTGCTCGTCCTCTCTTACAGTCCTCTGCCTTCGCCCCTTCACTCACACCCTACACTCTCCCCTCCCGTTTtcacctctcctctctcacccGTCCTCCTCACCATTCACTGGCCACTCCGCTGCTTGCTGCTGACATCACTAGCCACCTCACAATCAGTGCTCCTACccgcacccccacaccccacaaacGCAGACCTCTCGCTGCCCAGGCCGCCACTGCGCTGGCCCTGACGGCCGCCGCATCTCTCTGTCCCCTTCATTCGCTTTTACTCTACCTTCTGCCTGCCAGTGAAGAGATCGCACCCGCTCCAGCCGAGCTATTTAAGACCACCTCAGCTTTGGCAAGCCCGCCGGCCCAGGGGATCACAGCTCCTTTTCTTCCCCTCCTTCGGAAGGGAACTTAGAAACTTGCTAGACCGCCGGCACGAGATGCTGCGGTGACAAACCAATCTGACAAATGTTATCGATGACGCGAACGCCAATGGTCATGAGCGAGAGGCGCTGGACGCTGTCGACCGGCAGTCGAGCCAGGCCTTTGCAAACGTCCCACATGATCAAGGATGTTCTATTGCTTGATGAGGCATTCAGCGCCAGGTCCTGAATTGGATTGCACATCGCCTTGGCGCCACAAGACAGGCAATGGTACTTTCCTGCCTCTGCATCTGTACGAGCTTAGATCTCATTTGGAAAGCGAATCGTCGAATGGTGGGTGTAAATCAGCGTCATTCATTCACTCCGATGTCTCATGCTGCTGCGGAGCGCAGAGAATAACAGCTGGGCACGGgagagttgggccgaagggcctgctcctCTGCTGGAGCAATCTGTCAGCACAACTGCCTGCCGGCCAGCACCGCCACCCCTGGTCTACATTAGCCTGCCAGAGAGGTGCAGCTGCGCCAGAAGTGGCTGGACCAAAGGACGCATCTTCTACAGAGTCATGCTCAGACCCAGTATGGCGATCGAATCCACCACCTTGCTCGCGGGAAGCAGCTGCCGCCTTTGGTGATGGCGTCTCAGGTGGCAAAGGCAGAGCCAAAGCTGAGAATGGGCGCTGTTGGCAAGCGCAGGACACAGCGCAAGCAAACTTGTGCCCTTGCATCTGCTTGCCTGCCTGCCTGTCTGAGAGTGAGAGCCGGCAGAAGCACACTGCCGAAGCGCGGCTGTCAGGTCGAGGTGATGAAGCATGCTGCTAAGCGAGCCGGTAGCCGAGCAGAAGCAGATTCTTGTGCCTTGACAGCAGAGTGCTTGCGTTTGCAGGCTGACTGGCGATCGGAGAgcgcagagtgtgtgtgtgtgtgtgtgtgtgtgtgtgtgtgtgtgtgtgtgtgtgtgtgtgtgtgtgtggagagagagagagagagagagagagagagagagagagagagagagagagaaaagaaaaagacagcACCTCCTGGTGGGGCAGTTGGGCAGAGGAGCAAAAGCCTACGGCACCTGGTATTCCCAGGCGGTCTCCCATCCAAGTACTAACCAGGCCTGAGCCTGCTTAGCTTCCGAGATCAGACGAGATCGGGCGTTTTCAGGCTAGTATGGCCGTAGGCACCAGTGCACCGCTCCTCTCCGCACTTGAGCGGCATGCAGCCACTCTCAGCTTGCTCCCACGCTGCTCGTCCTCTCTTACAGTCCTCTGCCTTCGCCCCTTCACTCACACCCTACACTCTCCCCTCCCGTTTtcacctctcctctctcacccGTCCTCCTCACCATTCACTGGCCACTCCGCTGCTTGCTGCTGACATCACTAGCCACCTCACAATCAGTGCTCCTACccgcacccccacaccccacaaacGCAGACCTCTCGCTGCCCAGGCCGCCACTGCGCTGGCCCTGACGGCCGCCGCatctctcttttcccctttatTCGCTTTTACTCTACCTTCTGCCTGCCAGTGAAGAGATCGCACCCGCTCCAGCCTAGTTATTTAAGACCACCTCAGCTTTGGCAAGCCCGCCGGCCCATGGGATCACAGATCCTTTTCTTCACTTACTTCGGAAGGGAACTTAGAAACTTGCCAGACCGTCGGCACGAGATGCTGCGGTGACAAACCAATCTGACAAATTTTATCGTGGACGCGAACAGGAATGGTCAGGAGCGAGAGGCGCTGGACGCTGTCGACCGGCAGTCGAGCCAGGCCTTTGCAAACGTCCCACCTATTCAAGGAGGTTCTGTCGCTTGATGAGGTATTCAGCGCCAGGTCCTGAATTGGATTGCACATCGCCTTGGCGACTCAAGACAGGCAATGGTACTTTCCTGCCTCTGCATCTGTACGAGCTTCGATTTCATTGAAAGTGAATCTTCTCCTGTGGTCTTTTTACAACTGTGAAGCTGAGCTGTAATTCCCatgattattgttattatttttcgcCACAAGGGAATAACATATATCACCCTCCGATCTTTTGAAATTAATGTTAACTAGGCAATGTCATTACCAATAGTACCGAAGAATCTTCCCTCAATTAATATCCCCTCCCTCCAGTCCGCGGGAcgtatctatcctaatgtttttcaagaaTTGCAGCGTATCTTTTCTCCTTACCATCAACATGATCCAGTTTTTAGCTTGTTCCACGCTGTCCTCACATACATGAAGCTTCCTCTCACTGATGAATGCTGTGTTCATTAACGGACCTCCCTACATTCTTCATCCTTTATCCCCGATCAGTCTCGCTTCTCTCTACTCATTCCGTTTACGCACATGTAAAAtgctttgggattttccttaatcctgcatgccaaggccttctcatttcCACTTCTCGGTCTCCCAATTCcattcttcagcttcttcctggcTACGAGATAATTttcaagagccctgtctgatccttgcttcctgaaccccAAGTTGTTTTTTTCTTGGCTTGAATTTCTTTACCTCTTGTGAACTATGGCTCCTTCACCCTTCAAAATCTgcacctctgcaactggatcctttacTTCCTCTTTGGGAAAGCAGTTAGTGcagattagaaataacatctccttgctgacagcGAACACTGTTTTTCTTTAAGGTTGctggtttagcccactgctcggtTCTCTCGCCACCGACTACCATGTGGCTCGGCTTAGCTCAAACACCACGGGCAAATTTATCAATGACCACTGTTGTACCATCAGATGGTGTACAGGAATGATAGATCAACTGGCTGTGTTGAGTCACAACAGCTTGCACATCATTAAGaccaagaactgattgtggacttcagtgatggggaattcacaggaacacacaccagtctccaACAAGCAATTAAGCAGATATTACAACATTTGAAcgtttcctgggtgtcagcatttcTGAAGATCACTCCTCGGTCCAACATattagtgcaattatgaagacaccacagtggctacatttcattagcttgaggagacttgctatgtcaccaaagactcattaATTTCTACAGCTGTAGAATGTAGAGCAttataactggttgcatcaccttctggtattcaggggttactgcacaggattacAGAAAGCTGCAGTTTTgcaaaactcagccagctccatcattggcaccagcctccccagcatttagGACATCTTCACCCCTCTTCTCTGATATTATGTctgaggattgagttcaagagctctgaggtaatgttggagctccataaaaccctgattagactatacttggaatattatgttcagttcttgtcatctcattttttaaaaatgtggaaGCACATCTTacaataggttgagcaagctagggtttttcCTCTTCGGCTCACCCATTTCTCATATTTCAGCTTTAATTTCACAATTTCCACATGGATGAAAGGCTAATGTGGAGATTTCTATGGTACAGTCAGACAGAAGAGAAACAGTAGGTTAAAAACTCAAGCATACCCAAATGAAATTAGTAGATCTCATAAATCTTAAAATTTATTGATGCTTCTTGTAGTACAGTTGAAAGATTTCAGAACTTGAATTAAATATTTAAACATGGCATTAAAATTTTAATGGCGCCAAAATTTCCCCTCAACAGGTACGAGGTAAAGTAGCAACAAGTAAATATATTCATCTTTCAGTGTACTGGCAACTGTTAGACAACTATTTTTTTCAAAACAAGTGGTAAAGTTAGCCAAACACCGCAATGTATACAGCAGCtcataaatggaatcaaatgGTTTGATAACTTAAGGCTTGAGGATGTGCTCACAATTAAGGTTGAATATTCTTTTcaatttcacaaaaatgattggtCCACATGAGAGCTCACCATCTTTATGGATCATTTTTCTATGCCAAACCAAACCATTGTAAAGCTAGTTTTAATAAAACTGAAACCTCACCCTTTGAAGTGTTGTCATCACAGCATTTAACTAACAACCAGATTTTTGAAAAAATTAGTTTATAACGATTTATAAACAGCAAGCAAACCAAAATTACATCGCTCATATTTAAGAGACAAATACCACATCATATACTCAAGTTCCAAACAAATTTGAGCTAAAAGAAGTTGGCCCAAAGCAGATCAGTGGCAATCAGCCAAAACCATTGTAAGCAAATATTATCTGATCATGCCTTTTGGGCATATTTTTGGTACTCATGTTCATATTAACTGGatacaattttaaaataaaaaaagttGTACCAAGtgataaagaaaaaaaagttctTGGATTATTTTCCTAATTAATAATGGGCTTAATCAAAAATTTATAAAATGTTACAAGTATTATTACAAGTTATACAATATCTGTTTAATTAAGGAGCTCACAGAAGATAGTTGGAGGTGATCCCTGACATGCTTAAAATAAACATGTTCAGCATCTTTTCAGTCAATTAAACAGGTGATTAAAAACAGCGTGCAGCAAATTTTCAGCTTAAATCAATCTTACCCAGGTAAAATGATAAAATCGAATAAGCACCAATAGCAAAAATCTACCATAAATTACAACTTAATCCAATTTGTGAAAACATCCCAGTGTAGAGCATGCATAGAAAATTGATCAACAGCTGGAAACAGATTTAAGAAAATTGGAGTGAAAGGAAACTGAACAAATTGCTAAGCATGCCAGGGATCACATCTAATGAGGACGAAAACCTTGTCTGTGGAGAAGTTTTGGCGTCACTTGTAGAAAACCTACACCCCACACTTTTCTAAGTTTGCAATTGTTATATAACTGTAACCAATAAGCACTGAACTGTTCTACATGCACTTCAATACCACAGCAAGAATGGCTTAGCAAACCTAAACAGAGAAAAGAGCATTCATGCAAGATATCAATTTTGTTACAATAACTGTTACATTTCAAACTTGACACAACTCTAAGATTACATATTGGGCCTACAAAATTGTTAGAACAGTGGCAGTGTGAAGTTTGGCCCTTGCTACCCTGAACTAGAGAACTCCCACAAGTTTCTTTGCACATTTTCTTCTTACGTTTTTTCATCTTTGCTATTCAACTCTGCTGTCGTTGACAATGCTTGACATAACTAGTGAAGACAAAGTTGTAATCATTGAACTGGGCAAACTGGCGATCAAGGCGCTTGAACCCTTCAATCTTCTGGGGAGAAGAAAATGAACTGCGACATTTGGAGTtctgtggagaagagagaattatTATGCACTAAAAGAAAATGTTTGAGTTTATTATTTACCCACACAGAACATTGTTCTATTAAATGCTGAGTAAGAATCCCAAAGGATAGAAGTTGACCAGCATCAATAATAAAGAATTAAGAAACCTTTAAGACCTGCATACCATAAGAAATATCAGAGCAAGGCCATCAGCCTCAGAGCCATAGAAGGATCAGATTCTTCAGCAAATCAAGTTACTGATTACTGTTGATCACAAAGCCCCCATTCATTACACACCAATCCTACTCCaaatgttgttggcagaatctcacgGCAATGATCAAAGAGATTAGTGGAGTCACAACAACTACTTCAGGCACAACAtcagcaagattaaggaaataattatagacttcagaagtcaggagaacacaagCCATCACTGAAgcatgagcagcttcaaattcctaggtgtgaacatctcagaggatctatcttggatccaagacattgatgcaatcacaaaaggCATGTTAGTggctctacttcttcaggagtttgaggagttatGTCCGTcatcaaaaatatttaaaaattctaTAGATTTAgagtggagaccattctgactgttTGCCTAACCACCTAGTATGGAAGCTCCAATCCAGAgaattgcaagaggctgcagagggtttatAGACTCAGCTAAGTCCCTCACAGGAACAACCCTCCACATAATTAAGCACACAGAGGCAGCATCTCAAAACACTGGCATCACCATCAGGAACAAGCCCCCGttatcatcagggaagaggtacaggagcctgaaagtgcATACTGAATGATTCTGAAACTGCTTCCCCTCCATGATCAGACttttgaatggcccatgaacactacctcagtccTTCTGGTTGCAAAATTTATGTAATTAATAGTTTGTCCTTTAAAGCAGCTAGAAAAGAACAATGTACTTTCCCAGCCTCTGGATAGAAAATTATAAAATTTCACTGCTaaaagaaagttttttttaagctAACACCTGAGGATTGTGATCACGATTCTAGATATTGCAGCCAGGGGAAAACATCTATGCTGACAAGTCCTATTGGAATTTTGATCATTTCATTGAGATCATTTCTAATTCTTCCAGAGCATGGGTCCAAAATATGCAGTTTTCCCCATTTGTGTTTAAAGAGTCTAGTTCTGATGCAACaaacaaaattgctggaggaacagaatgtcaggcaacatctatgaataGAAATTGACAGACTTTTCAGTTGACTACTAAAATACGGACCATGTTTCTCCTTCTATCACCTTCTCTAGCAGCATTTTGCAGATACTCACCACTGTCTGGAAGAAAGCTGGAGGGGCAGGAGGACTTGGACTATTCAGAGTGGGAAAGTGGGAGATGGaaaacagtgtagggaagtgtatggtcatgcacttttgtagaaagaataaaggcacaaACTATTTTCAAAACAGTGACCAAATTCATAACTCAGAGGTACAAAgagagttgggagtccttgtgcaagattccctaaagattagccTGCAGATTGAGtgggtggtaagaaaggcaaatgcaatattagcatttatttcgaaAGGAAAAGAATACaagatgctgaaactttataaggcattggtcagaccacatttggagtattgaggaGGTTTAAGGGAATGATCATGGGATTAATGTAAGAGGAGTgtatgatagctctgggcctgtacttattgGAATTTAGAATAATAAAAGGAGATtatattgaaatctactgaatattgagaggcctggatagagtggatgtaccCAAAAGATAGTGTGTTTCAGACCGGAgttgcagaggaatttctttcgccaagtggtggtaaatctgtggaatttattgtcatgaACAGCTGCGGCAGCCAAGTTATTTGGCATAGTGGGGAGATCGGTTAATGagggcaaaggttatggggagaaggaagaacaggGTTGatgaggaaaataaatcagccctgatcaaATAGTAAAGCAAAAAATTAACAGGGCAAATGGCTCAATTCTCCCCCTGTATTTTACAGCCTAAAAAGGTCACTCAAGATCCCTTACTCCTCAccctaaaattatgtcctctagttttactaTCTTCGATATTGGGAATAGTTTCCTGCAATCTTCCATATCTACATTCCTGCAAAACCTGTGGTGTACAAAAGACCATTTGTTAAAATTGCTGGCAAGCCATAACTTTGTGGATATTGATGCACAACCTAAATTTTATGCCCATTTCTGCATTCTCATAGCATTTCAATACAGTGGCTACTAAATCACACAAAGGAGAGTAAAAGGTAGGCCAAGCTGATAAGGATGGCATGCTTCCTTCGTCAAACAGTAATTTCCATTCGGTTTTACTTGTACCAATTTTGTTtcccaaaattttaaaaaaatgaatgaatTTCAACTCCTCAAACTGCACAGGCAAGATTTCATGACCCCTCTCACTCCAATCCCTACCTTTATTCCATCCGTGTTCAACCTATTGTTAACAACTTTGGTTTTGCAGAAAGACGTGGAATCTTACCTGGTTAACAAAAAGGGTCGTAACAAATTTCCCTGGCTTAAAGATATCAACAATTTTATTGATTAGGTCATCATAGGAAGTCTGGGCCAGGTTAGTCTCAAAACTAACATAGGAAAAGTCTTGTTCTGGGGTAATGTGAATTGTCCAGTAAGTTCCCTATTAAAAAGAAACATAATGTCAATtataaacttttaaaaaatatttagtgGATTCCAAAATATTTTCCAATCATCAATATATTGAGATCACTAAATCTGATCTGGTACATACTTGCTGCAGAAGATGATGCAACAGATTTTGTTTCAGGTTTGTTTGAGGTTTCACTAAGTTGCCAAACCCAAACATTTCTTGCTTTACTTTTAGAATTCAAGTTTGAAACCTTCCTAGACATTTGTCCAAGACTCAAAACCTACATTCTTGTCATCCAAACAGCAAGGAAAAAAATCATGCATGGGATGATTTAAAATTTGTTATTATAACAAGAAATGTGTCGATTGCATTTCCAAGGAAATGGCAACTAATCAGGACAAGATGGCTTGAACTGAGTTCTCTCtggagaagagaaaatgaatGAGAGCTGAAGTGTAAAAAGGATGCAAATTTTCTAAGGCAAGGAAAATTGTTGGAAGCACCCGCCCTGCAAGGGAAACTGTCAATTTAGCAATTTCTATAGCACATGGCATCAGCAGTCTTATCAAACCACCAGCAGAAACAACTAGGTGGAGAACTTAACATTTAAAAACTGAACATACCCCAGAATTGTGTTTGGCCACATTAAGTGTAATTGAATTTTAAAAGGGTTACTAAGCAGTACTTACTGCTCAATGATTCTAGCTTTAAAATGCTAATTTTATAGAACTGGACTGTAATTCCTTCAAATGTCTCAAAACAATACATTACCATTTAACAAAGGTTTGCTTTTTCAGTTGCTACCCAACATGCATATTTCAattttttattttgcacatttcATTAGATACCATGTTAAGAATTGTGTTTAAAACCTGTGAGAATTGTTTGAAGGAGCTTGATAACATTAAGGACTGTTGCATTTTGGTAATAGGCCCCAGAACTGACACTGAAGTGCACTCATATTGAAAGAAAAAACTCAATGGCCAGGTCTTGTAATCAGTTTTAAGGGAAGGAGAGCTCTTAGAACAAACTACAATTCTTGCAAGATCTTCATTGGTTTTTGGCAGGTCAGCACAAACACCTACCAAGGAGAGTCAGTTGATCTGCAATTCAGATATTACCTGTCAGCAATCACAATTCAGATCAACCACAGAAAGGAACAGGAGATACATTACACTTAACCTCACAACGtgcagcacacaaaaaatgctgaagggactcagtTGGTCCTAGCATTTAGGAAGAGAAAAAGTTactattttgggccaaaacccttcatcagaactggaaagaggaCGGAAGTCAGAAGTAAAgggtagggggaagggagaaGCACAAGCTGACAGGTAATAGGTAAATCCAACTGACAGGGGGCAAATAGATGGGAATGTGGAAATGAGAGAAATTACGAGGTGACCATGAAAGAGGAAAAGAACTGTTTTTGTTTCCTTTCAGCTTCCCTGCAATCTGACTACATAATTTGTTTGATGTCTGGGGTAATTGGCTAACTTATGGAATGCAAGATGTCTATATCACAATGGATATGAGCCACAATTTCATTACTTTTGGTGAATTTAGCTTTTTTTGGGAAAATATCATGGCATTCTCATTCTTTAAGCTGTTAATCCTAAAGGCACAAAAAGGTACACCTTAGAAACAACTTGTCACCTCACACACCTGCCAATAAAATGGGTACACAACTGCACTGGTGACTGGGAATTTTGAAAGACAACAACGAAACCAGGTGTTTTTTGTTGGGGTGAtgagagagaagaaaggaaacaagAGATAAAGAGAATCAGACATTTTGTAACACAGGGCACATACTTACATCCACTTTCATTCCATTCATTGAATAGCCACAAGGATCAAACAATGTGGCATCAATCACTGAACCTGGTATCAGGTCACGAATTCCACTCATCTGGGAAAAAAAAGCCATATTTAAGATCTTGTGCATTTTCTTAAAGTCCATACTATTTTACGTCAATTTAATACATACTCGAGTGACATCATTTACAGTAACACCATCTTTCATGAAGAACTGGTCCATGACAGCTGGATCAAGCTCGCTCATCAGAACCTCGAGTGTTTGATCTGGCTGTTTGATCCCACTATCCTCTGGCACATCCAGAGTGTAAAGATACCTGAACCAAATGAATGACAATATTAATATTACATTTCACAAATGGTAAACATTGTAAAATGAGTTTAGAGCATTCAACAATTAGGTTGCTATTGAAACGATCTTAAAAACCCAAAACTGGGGTTTGGTATTTACTAGAATGAAACTAAACTGAAGCTCTGAAGTATAACAATACAGCAACGACTCAGCTATAGCTGGTGTTCACTCATAATCAAGGAATTAAACTACTAACTGAAATGCCAGAGTGAAATTTAACTAAATTTGTTCTTGTCTTGTCCTTCTGTTTGCTTTGACATGTGCCAAAATTAAAATTTcatttatataaaattatgaaggctaTTAATTTTAGCATTTAAACTAGATCATAAGCCCATACATACAATTCAGAAaaagcaatatataataaaaacagCTTACCAGCAATCAGAATTCATACGTCCCATGCAATAGGCTGCCCCATCTGGTAATGAAGAAGCGCCATTAGGGATGGTTCTtttgtgaagtttttttttaaatttaaaaaatgcaaaatttACTGGCTACAGCTAGACCCGAAATGCTACACATGACTAATATGCGATTACTGTTTAATCTGTGATGCCCATTGTGGAGAAATGAAGAGATTACAGTCATGCCAAAAACCAAAGGTTATTTTCCTATTTAGTTACCTACCATGCTGAGAGGAAGAACAAACCAGCTTGGGGTAGCTGTGAGTTTAAAATCTTGAAGGAAAGCTAGGGATGGAAATATCTTCAATGAAGTAGAATTGTGTTTAAAATCAATGAGCTgaaaccttccccctccctcagggAAGCTGCCCAgcctgagtatttctagcacttGCTGTTTAACTTCAGTTCAGAAACCTGACATCAAGCAATCAGCCCTCAAAATACAAATGGTTCATGGCTCTCTGAAGAGACAAGATAATGGCACAAAATAAGCTATAGTGAGAAACAATATAAAGATAAAGTGAATACAGTTTGGCACGGATCTCTTCATTTAGATTTTAAATTCCCTTTTTGCTAGAAGGGTCAAATACAAATTTCCAGTACACATGGGTCAACTCAATTGTTTCCCTTTTCAGCACCCAGCGACCAAGGATTTGTTTGGGAAATGAAACAGCATCACACTGGTATGGCTAGGTATACATGATTCTGCATCCAAGGAGATCAATGGTTTGTGAATCACTGATGATAACAGTGGCTGCTTAAAACTGGAAGAATTATATGATATTAAGCACTGCTCTCTTCACATACATAAACTGGTGCTGCCACCTAGCCTGGCTTTATTAATTCTGTCACATCTTTGTTTGTGTACATGTGATCTGTAACAATTCATTTAGAAATTCAATTATTCTCATATCTATGATTTCTTGATCACTTCAGTCATTGGTATCCAATAGCCCTTTTCTCAAGTGCAAAGTATATGATTACCAAGAACCATTTAGGCTTTAAATTGTGAAACTTGCACTTCAGCTGATCTGAACTTACTTGGAAAAATCATATCTAGAAATTCCACTTCCTCCTGAAAGTTCCTATGTGGGTATTCCTGATGTGCTGGCTTCACAAAGTTTTTACGGGAATAGAAGAAATCCTGCATTTAAAAGAGAATATATACTAAAGCTTTACATTAAATGGAAAAAATACAATGCATTAAAGTTACTAATCGAAGTCCAACTCTTTTAGCATATCATTTGTTTGCTTTAATGCTGAAGAAATCAACTAATAGTTCGAGTAGATTTTATCGGAACCCAGAAATTGGGAGAAGGCTGAGAAGAGAAGAAAGGAtctgctatgattgaatggcagagcagacttgatgggccaaatggcctaattctgctatgtcatGGTCTAAATCTGCCCCAGTTATATCACCGAACAGTACATTTTACATCCATAAAACTGAACCAAAATGTTGCTAGTCAACATTACAGAAATAAAAATGCAGATAACAGTAGTCACATAATTATCGAACTGttgaaattttttttaatgggtttcgTTTCCTTGAGAACAAACCCTGTATATCACCCCATCTGGCTGGTCTTGAGATAATATTGTCCTAACTGCCTTTTGAGGTAACCTTGTAAGGTGAACTAAGGTTTATCAAACAACAACTAGCTAGGTTGACTTTTCATAGAAACACCTGATTCAAGAAAATATTTAAAACTTTTTTGTATAAAAATCCGTAAACTATTTTCACCTGTTACAAAATAAGATTGTCTTTCAGCTTTTAAATTATTTGTACCAGCTAATTACATTGCAGTCATCACATCTTCAGATCCTTCTTTGAAGGGTACCTTGGATAAGCACAGAACATATATCCCTTAAATCTGCTTGTAATTGAAGATTTTAAGGCGGCAAATCAATAATACATACccatttaaaatgaaaatggtCTGCCTTTTGAGAATTTACCAATGTCAGCAGTATTTCAAACAGAAATCCTGGTTACTGTCAGGATCTTACAGAATAGAGATTACCAAGCCTTTTTGCTACACTGTACTACAGACATGCTTTTACCCCGTGGATCCTTCATTGCCTGTTCTTCACTTGGACTCTAAACACTGACAGAAACAATTTGTTCATGTAAATTGGCACCCTTCACCAACCAGCGCCCATCTTTGGACCAAAGGTAGGGGTGGGGATTGGAGGCAATCTGAAAATGCAAATTCAATGTAGCATGCAAATATCAGGATATATACAATTCTGAATGTGAAACATTTCAGCAAACTTCACATTCAGATTCTAATTTTAAAACTAAATCaaacattgattctattgttaaaTCTAGCATGGATACAAAGCCTAGATACAA
The sequence above is drawn from the Mobula hypostoma chromosome 2, sMobHyp1.1, whole genome shotgun sequence genome and encodes:
- the amd1 gene encoding S-adenosylmethionine decarboxylase proenzyme isoform X1, whose amino-acid sequence is MENGAHFFEGTEKLLEVWFSRQDQCKGSGDLRTIPRFEWDKLLENVHCLIISVTKTDRQEAYILSESSMFVSKRRFILKTCGTTLLLQALVPLLDLAREYCGFDSIQDFFYSRKNFVKPAHQEYPHRNFQEEVEFLDMIFPNGAAYCMGRMNSDCWYLYTLDVPEDSGIKQPDQTLEVLMSELDPAVMDQFFMKDGVTVNDVTRMSGIRDLIPGSVIDATLFDPCGYSMNGMKVDGTYWTIHITPEQDFSYVSFETNLAQTSYDDLINKIVDIFKPGKFVTTLFVNQNSKCRSSFSSPQKIEGFKRLDRQFAQFNDYNFVFTSYVKHCQRQQS
- the amd1 gene encoding S-adenosylmethionine decarboxylase proenzyme isoform X2; protein product: MFVSKRRFILKTCGTTLLLQALVPLLDLAREYCGFDSIQDFFYSRKNFVKPAHQEYPHRNFQEEVEFLDMIFPNGAAYCMGRMNSDCWYLYTLDVPEDSGIKQPDQTLEVLMSELDPAVMDQFFMKDGVTVNDVTRMSGIRDLIPGSVIDATLFDPCGYSMNGMKVDGTYWTIHITPEQDFSYVSFETNLAQTSYDDLINKIVDIFKPGKFVTTLFVNQNSKCRSSFSSPQKIEGFKRLDRQFAQFNDYNFVFTSYVKHCQRQQS